From one Lycium barbarum isolate Lr01 chromosome 6, ASM1917538v2, whole genome shotgun sequence genomic stretch:
- the LOC132600570 gene encoding fatty acyl-CoA reductase 1-like, producing MEASNIEPFLDGKTIFITGATGFLAKILVEKILRIQPNVKKIFLLVRAADTKSAKKRFTNEVMQTQLFSVLREKIGANNLNSLIKEKVFPVAGDISFEDFGIENSEMKNQMFKEIDIVINSAATTRFDERYDIAMNINVLGALNVLKFAKRCENVNIIAHVSTAYVCGEGEGVIPEKSFSLGETLNKDTKLDIDVERKVIEDKLKELEAQNLTIKEVTMAMRDLGIQRATMHGWPNTYSFTKAMGEMLLGHYKENLQLAIIRPTIITSTYKEPFPGWIEGVKTVDSFILAYGKGVLKFSFGDPNSYIDAIPGDMVVNAILAAIIARIGNQYNSSQGFIYHISSSRRNPLKSSDIRLFLFNYFTKNPWINKDGNIIKVGMPTLFSSMDSFRKYISTYYWPLLKMLELANLLSWHSFDKTYKDTKRKIDMAIRLAELYKPYLLFHGSFDDANTEGLRMTMKECNMDDVLNFDPSCIIWEDYFMKTHLPGAVKHIF from the exons ATGGAAGCGTCTAATATTGAACCTTTTCTAGATGGCAAGACTATTTTCATTACTGGTGCTACTGGTTTCCTTGCAAAAA TTCTGGTTGAGAAGATACTTCGGATTCAACCAAATGTGAAAAAAATATTCCTTCTGGTAAGAGCTGCAGACACAAAATCAGCCAAAAAACGATTTACTAACGAG GTTATGCAGACTCAATTGTTTAGTGTTCTAAGAGAAAAGATAGGTGCAAATAATCTGAACTCTCTCATAAAAGAGAAGGTATTTCCAGTTGCTGGTGACATATCATTTGAGGATTTTGGAATTGAAAACTCAGAGATGAAAAACCAAATGTTCAAAGAAATAGACATAGTCATAAACTCTGCTGCGACTACTAGATTCGATGAGAG ATATGATATTGCCATGAATATCAATGTCCTAGGTGCCCTTAACGTCCTCAAGTTTGCTAAAAGATGTGAAAATGTGAACATTATTGCTCATGTATCCACTG CATATGTTTGTGGAGAAGGGGAAGGAGTAATACCAGAGAAATCATTCAGTTTGGGTGAGACACTCAACAAAGACACAAAATTAGACATTGATGTGGAGAGGAAAGTGATAGAGGACAAACTCAAGGAACTTGAAGCTCAAAACTTGACAATAAAGGAAGTAACAATGGCCATGAGAGATCTAGGCATTCAAAG GGCAACTATGCATGGATGGCCAAACACATATTCCTTCACAAAAGCAATGGGAGAGATGCTTTTAGGTCACTATAAGGAGAATTTACAACTTGCTATAATACGTCCAACAATTATCACTAGCACTTATAAAGAGCCATTTCCAGGATGGATTGAAGGAGTGAA GACAGTGGATTCTTTTATTTTGGCATATGGTAAAGGAGTGTTGAAGTTCAGCTTCGGTGACCCAAATTCTTATATTGACGCG ATTCCAGGTGATATGGTGGTGAATGCAATCCTTGCAGCAATTATAGCACGTATTGGAAATCAATATAATTCTTCTCAAGGATTTATTTATCACATCAGTTCTTCTAGAAGAAATCCCCTAAAATCTTCTGATATTCGATTGTTCTTGTTTAATTACTTCACCAAAAATCCATGGATCAACAAAGATGGGAACATCATCAAAGTGGGGATGCCTACACTATTTAGCAGCATGGATAGCTTTCGAAAATACATTTCAACCTATTATTGGCCACTGTTAAAG ATGCTTGAGTTGGCAAATCTATTATCATGGCATAGTTTTGACAAAACATACAAGGATAcgaaaaggaagattgatatgGCTATACGTCTAGCTGAACTCTACAAACCTTATTTGCTTTTCCATGGAAG cTTTGATGATGCTAACACAGAGGGGTTGAGAATGACAATGAAAGAATGCAACATGGATGATGTGCTCAACTTTGATCCAAGTTGCATCATATGGGAGGATTACTTCATGAAGACTCACCTCCCTGGAGCTGTGAAGCACATATTCTAG